A genomic stretch from Engraulis encrasicolus isolate BLACKSEA-1 chromosome 10, IST_EnEncr_1.0, whole genome shotgun sequence includes:
- the LOC134456718 gene encoding integrin beta-7-like produces MLWLHFFEALLILCGVQGAEGKCESHSTCSACVSKVGCAWCKQKDFLLPGEDSSHRCGTEERLRMKNCSEVMSPSSSLHTVRDEPLRDEPGRMVQLRPQEIHLKLRLGVPQRFNVVFRRAEGYPIDLYYLMDLSFSMRDDLQNVRKLGHQIVGALRNVSRSVRIGFGCFVEKDIDPYIGVTGEVRRMPCRGTTACQPAFSFRHVLPLTEDVAEFRRRAERELISSNLDNPEAGLDAVMQVAVCQDQIGWGNAARIVIYTSDDVFHLAGDGRLGGIVRPHDGKCHLDSKGLYDMETHLDYPSLAHVAEVLAANNIKLIFAVTQDHTDYYMKASEQIPQSVVGVLEEDSSNVVQLISKAYDDLSSKIILEHHKVPAGIDVSYESQCGDREHSPKQKKGVCNNAKINEQVSFTVTMNSFTCLSEAVTFTLGVQGQNEKVQVTVDTLCDCACNDTEPSSPQCGGKGTLNCGICSCDVGHMGQRCECDSDALEHRDGMMELERQCFSPNATTTSTSSQPCSGHGSCLCGQCLCRGHFRGQYCQCEDHSCHRHNNLICGGNGKCNCGTCECHPNFSGPACECSTLTDQCHTSGGGLCSHHGQCQCNTCQCHPGYYGERCSQVRDPCVKFRPCALCLATKEEKCERTCGGMKATKVNESAAFLCFDEKVHYNIKVDQADGHVHILYAPQAGKMSAVYLLICTASGGVVLIGVVVIIICKILIEISSFS; encoded by the exons ATGCTCTGGCTGCACTTCTTTGAAGCTCTTCTGATCCTCTGTGGCGTTCAAG GTGCAGAAGGAAAGTGTGAGTCTCATTCGACATGCTCTGCATGTGTGAGCAAAGTGGGGTGTGCTTGGTGTAAGCAGAAG GACTTCCTGTTGCCCGGCGAGGACAGCAGTCATCGGTGCGGCACGGAGGAGCGTCTGCGCATGAAGAACTGCTCTGAGGTGAtgagccccagctccagcctgcACACCGTCAGGGACGAGCCCCTCAGGGACGAGCCGGGACGCATGGTGCAGCTGAGGCCTCAGGAGATCCACCTCAAGCTGAGACTTG gcgtTCCCCAGAGGTTTAATGTGGTGTTCAGGAGGGCAGAGGGCTACCCCATTGACTTGTATTACCTGATGGATCTCTCCTTCTCCATGAGGGACGACCTCCAGAATGTCCGCAAGCTGGGACACCAGATTGTCGGCGCACTCAGAAACGTCTCCCGCTCAGTACGTATCG GTTTTGGCTGTTTTGTGGAGAAAGACATAGACCCTTATATTGGAGTGACGGGGGAGGTGAGGAGAATGCCGTGCCGAGGGACCACCGCCTGTCAGCCGGCGTTCAGCTTCAGACATGTCCTACCGCTCACTGAGGACGTTGCCGAGTTCAGAAGGAGGGCTGAGAGGGAGTTGATCTCCTCAAACCTGGACAACCCAGAGGCAGGCTTGGACGCAGTCATGCAGGTCGCAGTCTGTcag gaTCAGATTGGATGGGGCAACGCGGCACGGATAGTGATTTACACGTCTGACGATGTGTTTCATCTGGCCGGCGATGGGAGACTGGGTGGCATAGTCCGACCCCACGACGGGAAGTGTCACCTCGACAGCAAGGGACTCTATGACATGGAGACACACTTG GACTACCCATCTCTGGCCCATGTAGCAGAGGTTCTAGCTGCCAACAACATCAAACTCATCTTTGCAGTGACTCAAGACCACACAGATTACTACATG AAGGCAAGTGAGCAGATTCCACAGTCTGTAGTGGGCGTGCTGGAAGAGGACTCTAGCAACGTGGTCCAACTCATCTCCAAAGCCTACGAT GACCTGTCATCTAAAATTATCCTCGAGCACCACAAAGTTCCAGCAGGCATAGATGTCTCCTATGAGTCCCAGTGCGGCGACCGAGAGCACTCCCCAAAACAAAAGAAAGGCGTATGCAACAATGCCAAGATCAATgagcag GTGAGTTTCACAGTGACCATGAACAGCTTCACCTGTTTGTCTGAGGCAGTTACGTTCACACTCGGTGTGCAGGGGCAAAATGAGAAGGTGCAGGTTACCGTGGATACTCTGTGTGATTGTGCCTGCAACGACACAGAACCCTCCTCCCCTCAGTGTGGTGGCAAAGGAACACTCAACTGTGGCATCTGTAG CTGTGACGTAGGGCACATGGGCCAGCGGTGTGAGTGTGACAGTGACGCCCTGGAACACAGAGACGGCATGATGGAGCTGGAAAGGCAGTGCTTCAGTCCcaacgccaccaccacctccacctcctcccagcCATGCAGTGGGCACGGCTCATGCCTCTGTGGACAGTGCCTTTGCAGGGGCCACTTCAGGGGCCAGTACTGCCAGTGTGAGGACCACAGCTGCCATCGCCACAACAATCTCATCTGTGGAG GGAATGGGAAGTGTAACTGTGGCACATGTGAGTGCCACCCTAATTTCTCTGGTCCTGCCTGCGAATGCTCCACTCTGACTGACCAGTGCCACACCTCAGGAGGGGGCCTGTGCAGCCACCatgggcagtgccaatgcaacACTTGCCAGTGCCACCCAGGTTACTATGGAGAGCGCTGCTCTCAGGTGAGAGACCCATGTGTGAAGTTCAG GCCTTGTGCGCTTTGCTTAGCAACTAAAGAGGAAAAATGTGAGCGCACCTGTGGAGGGATGAAAGCTACCAAAGTGAACGAATCTGCAGCATTCCTCTGCTTTGACGAGAAGGTCCACTATAACATAAAGGTGGACCAGGCTGATGGACATGTCCATATTCTCTACGCTCCACAGGCTG GTAAAATGAGTGCTGTTTACCTCCTCATCTGCACTGCAAGTGGCGGCGTTGTTCTGATTGGCGTGGTTGTCATTATAATATGCAAAATTTTGATTGAAATAAGTTCATTCTCATGA